Proteins encoded together in one Musa acuminata AAA Group cultivar baxijiao chromosome BXJ3-6, Cavendish_Baxijiao_AAA, whole genome shotgun sequence window:
- the LOC135640343 gene encoding protein GRIM REAPER-like yields MGTTSLPFRRLLVSVLSIAICSIALHCHVALATQDEYAGVVTTHFMGLNPRAGSRFLAAAKKGDRCDPVKNNVCLGNKAKNGSQLLQCCKNHCRNVLSDRNHCGYCGHKCGFGQLCCRGKCTAVAYDVRNCGKCGTVCSPELRCEYGSCGYA; encoded by the coding sequence ATGGGCACCACCAGCCTCCCGTTTCGGAGACTGCTCGTCTCCGTTCTCTCGATAGCGATCTGCTCGATCGCTCTGCACTGCCACGTCGCATTGGCGACGCAGGACGAGTACGCCGGCGTGGTCACGACCCACTTCATGGGGCTCAATCCGCGTGCAGGAAGCCGGTTCCTGGCGGCGGCGAAGAAGGGGGACAGATGTGATCCCGTCAAAAACAACGTGTGCCTGGGGAACAAAGCCAAGAATGGCAGCCAGCTGCTGCAGTGCTGCAAGAACCACTGCCGCAACGTGCTCTCGGATCGGAACCACTGCGGCTACTGCGGCCACAAGTGCGGGTTCGGGCAGCTGTGCTGCCGCGGCAAGTGCACGGCGGTGGCCTACGACGTCAGGAACTGCGGCAAGTGCGGAACGGTGTGCTCGCCGGAGCTGCGGTGCGAGTACGGCAGCTGTGGGTACGCCTGA